The Rubricoccus marinus nucleotide sequence GGTACCCCGGGGCCTTCGCGCCATACCTCATCCCGAAGGGGAGCGTGACCGTAGACGGGATCTCGCTGACGGTCGCCGCGCTGGACGAGCCGGCGGGAACGTTCCGGCTCGCGATCATCCCGCACACGTGGGAAAAGACCACGGCGGGCCGCTGGCGCGTGGGACAGGCCGTCAACCTGGAGTTCGACCTCGTCGGCAAATATGTCGTGCGAGGCCAGGGGCACAGCGCCATTTCGGCGCCCATCTGACATTCCGTCGCGTTCACGGACCGTTGATAAACCACGGGAGGTGTGGATAACCCTCGGTTAGGTGTGTCTTCCCCCAAACGGGGCTAAGGGGAAAACCTGAGAACCGGCCCCATTCACGCTGCAAGAGTGGCAATGGCACCTTGCATGCAAGGGTGGCCAATCCCATCTGGTCCCAACGTCATGTTGACCGTACGCCTCCTCTCTCGCTCCCGTCTCATCACGCCTTTCTCAATCGCGGTTCGCCTTTCGGCTATCGCAGCGGCTCTAGGCCTCATGATGGCCTAGGCTCGCACCCCGGCCCGCCCTTCCCTTCTGTTTACAAGGGCCGGATGTTTCGCTTGATGGAGACCCACCACTCCATCAGCCAATTCGCCCCCGCTTGCGTCCCTCCGGCGCAGGTGGGGGCGTTTTCGTTTCGCCAGAGGCCTCTGGCGAGCCCCGAACCCCATCAAGAGGGGCGCGCCGTCTCCACCCAAGCCTAGCCCGGTCCCGCAGCCTCCTGCCGTAGCTTCGCCGCCCGCACAGCACACGCCCGGAGATGCAGATCCTGCCCGACCTCGACATCCTCGCCCCCGTCTCCTCTGCACCCGACGCCAGAGGCATCGACCAGCCGCACACCGTGGCGGCAGCGCCCGCAGCCTCTGGCGAGAAGCGCGTCCTCATCGAGACGTACGGGTGCCAGATGAACGTGGCGGATTCCGAGCTCGTGGCGTCCATCCTCGGCGCCAGAGGCTACGGGCTGACCGAGGACGAGGCTGACGCGGACGTTGTCTTGATCAACACGTGCGCCATCCGCGAAAAGGCCGAGGACCGCGTGCGGGGGCGCTTGGCGCGTTTCCGCGCGCAGAAAAAGGACCGGCTAGCCTCTGGCGAGGGCGATCTCACCATCGGCGTGCTGGGCTGCATGGCGGAGCGGCTCAGGACCAAGCTGCTCGATCAGGAAAAGCTGGTGGACCTGGTCGTGGGCCCGGATGCCTACCGCGATCTGCCGCGGCTCTTGGAGGAAACCGGCGAGACCGGGCAGGCCGCCGTCAACGTGCAGCTCTCGCGCGAGGAGACCTACGCCGACCTCACGCCGGTCCGCTACGACACGAATGGCGTGAGCGCATTTGTGAGCATCATGCGCGGCTGCGACAACATGTGCGCCTTCTGCGTGGTGCCGTTTACACGCGGACGCGAGCGGAGCCGCCCGGTCACGAGCATCCTCGCTGAGTGCGCGCAGCTCGTGGACGCGGGGTACAAGGAGATCACGGTCCTGGGCCAGAACGTCAACTCGTACCACGACGAGGCCTCTGGCGCGAGCGTGTCGTTCGCGGAGTTGCTCTACCGGATCTCGCGGCTCTCGCCCGAGTTGCGCGTGCGCTACTCCACGAGCCACCCCAAGGACTGCTCGGACGAGTTGCTACACGTCCACCGCGAAGTCGCCAACGTCTGCGACTTTATCCACCTCCCGGTCCAGCACGGCAACACCGACGTACTGCGGCGGATGCGCCGGACGTACACGCGCGAGCACTACCTCGACCTCATCGACCGCGCCCGCGCCATCGTGCCCGGCGTCACGTTCTCGACCGACATCATCGCGGGCTTCTGCGGCGAGACGCCAGAGGAGCACGCCGACACGCTCAGCCTTATGGAGCGCGTGCAGTACGACCACGCGTTCATGTTTTTCTACTCCGAGCGGCCCGACACCTTCGCGGCGCGGAAGTACGAGGACGACGTGCCGGAGGAGGTTAAAAAGGCCCGCCTGAGCCAGATCATCGCGCTGCAGAACAGCATCTCGGCGGTCAAGAACGACGCGATGATCGGCCGCCGCGAGGTGGTCCTCGTGGAGGGCACGAGCAAGCGCAGCGACGACCAACTCAAGGGACGCACGGACGGCAACCACATGGTCGTCTTCGACCGCGCCAGAGGCTTGCAGAAGGGCGACTACGCCGAGGTCCTCATCACCGGCTCCACGAGCGCGACGCTCTTCGGTGACGTGACGCGCGCGACAACGCTGGAAGCTGCGAACGCGGCCTCTGGCGAGGTTGTCGCCATCTAATCATTTCCTCTGATGCGCCTCTATCTCATCCTCGCGTTGGCGAGCCTCTGGGCGGCCGCGCCCGCCCTCGCGCAAGAGTCCGCCATATTAGGTGGGTGGACCCTACCCGAGGGCGCAGCGGTGATCACGACGTCACGAACGCAGTCCAGTGGCATCGCGAAAAGCGCGACGGGGCAAGCCAAGTTTGTGTCCCAGACCTACGACTCCACGCTCACGGTCATGGCGGAGGTGGAAGGCGGGCAACTGACGCAGGCGCTCCAAACCGAGAAGGCGTCCGAAAGCCGGTTTCTGGTCAACGGCAGGCCTACCGGCCCTCCGCGTGCTAGCGTGATGCACGGCCTCCCCGTCGCTATCGCGCGAGACGACAGAGGGTGGCAGAAAGTGCCCGTTGGCTGGCAGCCCGACGCGAAGCAACAAGCGGCGCTGGACGACAAAATCTCGCTAGACGACGCGGATTACCCGGCGACGCCAATGGCGGTCGGCCAGACCTACGTGGTCCCCGATTCGCTCTTGAGACAGGTGTACGTCTCCGCAACGGACAGGCCGCACCGGCTAACGGTCCGCCTAGACAGCCTGGGTACGTACGGCGGAGCGCCCGCCGCCTTCATCACGCAAGAGGTGCAGGTCGAGGTTGGGGAGCCGGACGCTCTCATGACGATGGACATGACCGCTCGCATTGTGCGCCGGCTGGACTGGATGCTGGACGTGCGCACAGAATGGTCAGGCGAGACGACGGGCACGTACCCGGGCTACACGACCTCTGGCGGAATGCGCTACACGTCCGAGCAGAAGGTCCTGATGCCACCGGACGCTCCGTAGGCGACGCCGCGCATCTACCAGGGGGAACCTCTGGCGCCAGAGGCCGCCGCCCTCTTTGCTGCCCCCCACAAATGGGTTATCGCGACGCAGCGATCTGGTACGCTCACGCTCGGCGTCACGAGATCGCCGCTCTTCGCTCGCGATGACAGCGCTGGGGGAGTCTGTTTGCGAGAAGGAAGCCTCTGGCGCCAGTGGCTACTCCGCCAGAGGCCGCTCGTGGATCAGCAGGTCGTGCCACGACCTCCCCGCCGATGAGGTGCTCCTGGATGATCCGCTCCAGAGCCTCTGGCGTGCACGAGTGGTACCACGCGCCCTCCGGATAGACAACCGCGATAGGCCCCTGCAAGCACACGCGCAAGCAGTTCGCCTTTGTACGGTACACGCCGCCCGCACCGGTCAAGTCGAGTTCGGCCAGGCGCGATTTGAGGAACGCCCACGATTCCAGGCCGAGTTCAGTCGCGCAGCATTTCGGTTTCGTCGGCTCGGCGCAGAGAAAGATGTGGCGCTGAATCTTGTCGATCCCCAGCGTGGCGACCTGTTTCTGGATGGCCGCGTCGGTGCGGGCCTCTGGCGTGGTGGGCATACGGGGGGAGGCGGCGGCGCCAGAGGCTAGCCGAGCAGAGCGGGCGCTTCGATGGTGTAGGTGACGCCGCCCACGACGGGCGTGCGGGCACGGATCCCGCCGGCAGGCTCAGGAGCGCCCTCGGGAAGCGTGACGACGTAGACGAAGCCGGGCTGGAGCGCCCAAGCGCCAGAGGCTCCGTCGGGCGTGAGCGCGAGAAAGCCCGCCTGGATCTCGCGCGTGTCGGATGGCGTGACGCGGGCCAGCCGCTCCACCGCCGACTGGCAGGCGGCCTCTGGCGAGAGCCCGAAGCGCATGGCCTCCACGACCGAGTGCGCCGCCGCGATGCGGATCATCTCCTCCCCGTGGCCTGTGGCCGTGGCAGCGCCCACGCTGCCGTCCACGTACAGCCCGGCGCCGATGATGGGCGAGTCGCCCACGCGGCCCGGCAGTTTGTAGCCCCAGCCGCTCGTGGTGCAGGCGCCCGCGAGGCGCGCGCGGCGGTCCAGCGCTAGGAGTCCGATGGTGTCGTGGTCGTCTGCCGAGACCGGCCGCCGGCGCTCCACGTTGATGGGCGGGCGGACCTGCGCCTCTGGCGTCTCGCGCCACGCCTCCCACGCCCGTCGCGAGGCGTCAGTGAGCAGATCGGTCGGTTCAAAACCCTGCTGGAGTGCGAACTCGCGGGCGCCGTCACCGACGAGCATGACGTGCGGCGTCGCCTCCATCACGCGCCGCGCGACCGAAACAGGGTGCAGGATGTCTTGCAGCGCCGCGACGGCACCGCAGCGGTGTTGGTGGTCCATCACGCACGCGTCCAGCGTCACCTTGCCGTCGCGGTCCGGCCGTCCGCCCAGGCCGACGCTCGTGTCGCTGGGGTCTGCCTCGGGGATCCAGACGCCTTGCTCAGCGGCGTCGAGCGCCCCTTCGCCAGCGGTCAGGCGGTTCCAGGCGGCCTCAGCGGCCGCGCGGTTGTCCCACGTGGCGATAACGGCCTGCGCCAGAGGCACGCGCGGAGCCTCTGGCGGAGCGACGGAACGCGCGAGGGCGCTAGAGGCCGGCAGGGCGGAGAGCGCGCCAACGGCGGCGCTGCGGCGCAGAAACTCGCGGCGGCTAGACAGAGACATAGGCGGGGGCGCGGTGGAGCCGCAAGCTATGAGAGAGCGAGGGAGAGACCAGGCCTCTGGCGCCAGAGGCTGCCCTTGGCTCTGCACGCTCCCACATCCCCTATCCCTCTACGTCCGCCCAGATCTCGTCCGCGAAGATCCACGCCGCGTTGCCCGCGCCGAGGTGCCAGTCGGGCAGGCGCTCGACCGGGAGCGCGCGAACGCGGAGGAAACGCGCCGCCTCTGGCGCGGCGAGCGCGCCGCCGAGGCTGGTCGTTTGCGGGGTCTCGTCGCGCGGCGTGACCTCGGGCGTCACGCGCAGGATCTCGCGGAAGGTGACGCCGTCGCCAGAGGCCTCGAAGATGACCTCGCGAGGGAAGAGGATCCACGGGCGCGAGTCCTGCAGGAAGCTCGCGTGGACGCCGCGCAACGTGCGCATCGCACCGAAGTCGATGGTGGCGACGAGGTCCTGCTCATAGAACCCCTGCCAGTCGCCTTTGCGCCATTCCACGTCGCCGCGGATGCCGTCGATGAGCGCGTCCTCGGTTGCGCCGGCGTAGTGCGGCGCAAAGGTGGAACCGAGAGCAAGCGTCCAATCATTGGGCCGCTCGATAAGCGTGCCTCTGGCGGGAGCGCTGTGGTTGCCGTCGGCGTCCACGGCCCAGGCGGTCACGGTCGCCGTCGTGTCGATCGTAAGAGCCCCCTGAGAGCGTACCTGCCGCAGGATGGGGCCGTCGTCGACGCGAACGAGCAGATCCGTGGTGGGCCGGGTGCGCGGCGGCGCAGGCCGGCGGTCTGTCGTGTAGACACGCATCGTAGCCTCTGGCGCGAGGCTCTGGACCGTGAGCGGCTGCGAACCGCGGAACGAGCGCTTCGCGTGGATGACGGGCGCCGGGACGAAGCCCGCGTCGTCCACGCGCGTGAGTGGCATGGGCGTGCCCCAGTCGGAGGGCTCGGATCCCAGCGTGAAGGCGAGCGTGCCCCCATCGCGGAGGTCGGCGTGGTCGATCGCCAGAGGCTGGTGCTCCATTCCGTGGAGCGCGACGCGCTGCACGTACGGGCCGACCGCGGGGTCGCCGGTGATGGTGAACGTGCCGCCGTCCGGGGTCTTCAGCTTGACGGTCTCGAAAAGAGGCGTGCCCAGCGCGTAGGTCGTCGTGCCGGGCGTGACGGGATAGAAGCCCATCGCGGAGAAGACGAACCAGGCGCTCATCTGGCCGCAGTCCTCATTTCCAGGGAGGCCGTCAGGGGCGGGCACGTAGAGGTCGTCCAGGATCTGGCGGACACGGCGCTGGGTCTTCCAGCCCGAGCCTGTGGCCGCGTAGAGGTACGCGAAGCTGTGGCTGGGCTCGTTGCCGTGCGCGTACTGGCCGATGAGGCCTGTGATGTCGGCTTGGTCGCGCCCGGTCGTGGACTGTGGCGCAGTGAAGAGCGAATCCAGGTGCGCCTCCACCGCAAGAGGCCCGCCGCGCCAGTCGATCCAGCCCGCGAGGTCGTGCGGGACGAAGAACGAGTACTGCCAGCTGTTGGCCTCGGTAAAGTGGCTGTTGACCTCGCGTGGCTCGAAGGGCGTGAGCCAGCCGCCGTTCTGGCGCGGCCGGGCAAAACCTCTGGCGTCGAGCATGGAGCGGTAGCCGAGGGAGCGTTTGTCGAACTCTCGCGCCAGAGGCGCGTCGCCCTCGCTCTCGGCCATGCGCGCCACGACCCAGCTGTTGTAGGCGTACTCCAGCGAGCGCGAGACCGACTCGGCCTCATCCTCCACACTGAGGAAGCCTCTGGCGTTGAACTCGTGCAATCCTTCGATGTCGGTCGTGGCCGTCTCCACCATCGCGCGGAGGGCCTGAGCGGTATCGAAACCGCCGATGCCCTTGACGTGCGCGTCCAGAATGACCGGCACGGCGTGGTAGCCGATCATCGTGTTGGTTTCGTCGGCGGCCAGTTCCCAGACCGGCAGGCGCCCGCTCTGCTCGTGGTGGAGCAGCATCGTGCGGACGAAATCGCGCGTGCGGTCCTCGTCGATCAGCGTGAGGAGCGGGTGCAGCGCGCGGAACGTGTCCCAGAGGGAGAACACGGTGTAGACCGTGTGGTCGGCGGTGTGGATATCGCCGTCCATGCCGCGGTAGCGGCCGTCCACGTCGTTCCACGTGTTGGGCGCGATCATCGTGTGGTAGAGCGCCGTGTAGAAGTTGGTCGTGGCCTCTGGCGTGCCGCCAGAGGCGTCGATCTTGCCCAACTCGGCGTTCCAGGCAGCATCGGCGGCGGCGCGCGTGGCATCGAAGTC carries:
- the miaB gene encoding tRNA (N6-isopentenyl adenosine(37)-C2)-methylthiotransferase MiaB, encoding MQILPDLDILAPVSSAPDARGIDQPHTVAAAPAASGEKRVLIETYGCQMNVADSELVASILGARGYGLTEDEADADVVLINTCAIREKAEDRVRGRLARFRAQKKDRLASGEGDLTIGVLGCMAERLRTKLLDQEKLVDLVVGPDAYRDLPRLLEETGETGQAAVNVQLSREETYADLTPVRYDTNGVSAFVSIMRGCDNMCAFCVVPFTRGRERSRPVTSILAECAQLVDAGYKEITVLGQNVNSYHDEASGASVSFAELLYRISRLSPELRVRYSTSHPKDCSDELLHVHREVANVCDFIHLPVQHGNTDVLRRMRRTYTREHYLDLIDRARAIVPGVTFSTDIIAGFCGETPEEHADTLSLMERVQYDHAFMFFYSERPDTFAARKYEDDVPEEVKKARLSQIIALQNSISAVKNDAMIGRREVVLVEGTSKRSDDQLKGRTDGNHMVVFDRARGLQKGDYAEVLITGSTSATLFGDVTRATTLEAANAASGEVVAI
- a CDS encoding N(4)-(beta-N-acetylglucosaminyl)-L-asparaginase, with the translated sequence MSLSSRREFLRRSAAVGALSALPASSALARSVAPPEAPRVPLAQAVIATWDNRAAAEAAWNRLTAGEGALDAAEQGVWIPEADPSDTSVGLGGRPDRDGKVTLDACVMDHQHRCGAVAALQDILHPVSVARRVMEATPHVMLVGDGAREFALQQGFEPTDLLTDASRRAWEAWRETPEAQVRPPINVERRRPVSADDHDTIGLLALDRRARLAGACTTSGWGYKLPGRVGDSPIIGAGLYVDGSVGAATATGHGEEMIRIAAAHSVVEAMRFGLSPEAACQSAVERLARVTPSDTREIQAGFLALTPDGASGAWALQPGFVYVVTLPEGAPEPAGGIRARTPVVGGVTYTIEAPALLG
- a CDS encoding GH92 family glycosyl hydrolase — its product is MRTLLALLVLAPLALVSPAPAAQWTQHVDPFIGTGGTGHTFPGATTPFGMVQLSPDTRIDDSWEGCAGYYYDDPHLYGFSHTHLSGTGISDYGDIMFMPTMGEPTTDRERYKSALDHSTEEASPGYYTVTLDSGIRVELTSTTRVGLQRYTFPRDGWANVVLDLTHRDKLTSGKIQASGATLSGHRFSKGWAEDQRVFFATEFSRAPEAITVGEGSEGERTAVARFRVRAGEAILVKTGIAGTDRVGARGNLAAELPGWDFDATRAAADAAWNAELGKIDASGGTPEATTNFYTALYHTMIAPNTWNDVDGRYRGMDGDIHTADHTVYTVFSLWDTFRALHPLLTLIDEDRTRDFVRTMLLHHEQSGRLPVWELAADETNTMIGYHAVPVILDAHVKGIGGFDTAQALRAMVETATTDIEGLHEFNARGFLSVEDEAESVSRSLEYAYNSWVVARMAESEGDAPLAREFDKRSLGYRSMLDARGFARPRQNGGWLTPFEPREVNSHFTEANSWQYSFFVPHDLAGWIDWRGGPLAVEAHLDSLFTAPQSTTGRDQADITGLIGQYAHGNEPSHSFAYLYAATGSGWKTQRRVRQILDDLYVPAPDGLPGNEDCGQMSAWFVFSAMGFYPVTPGTTTYALGTPLFETVKLKTPDGGTFTITGDPAVGPYVQRVALHGMEHQPLAIDHADLRDGGTLAFTLGSEPSDWGTPMPLTRVDDAGFVPAPVIHAKRSFRGSQPLTVQSLAPEATMRVYTTDRRPAPPRTRPTTDLLVRVDDGPILRQVRSQGALTIDTTATVTAWAVDADGNHSAPARGTLIERPNDWTLALGSTFAPHYAGATEDALIDGIRGDVEWRKGDWQGFYEQDLVATIDFGAMRTLRGVHASFLQDSRPWILFPREVIFEASGDGVTFREILRVTPEVTPRDETPQTTSLGGALAAPEAARFLRVRALPVERLPDWHLGAGNAAWIFADEIWADVEG